GACCAATCTTTTGGCTCTTAATGCGGCCATTGAGGCGGCGCGCGCAGGAGAGCATGGGCGCGGGTTTGCTGTGGTTGCTGATGAAATTCGAAAGTTAGCCGAAAAAACCGATGAAGCAACTAGGGAAATCACAGAAGTGATAGGAGCTATTCAGATGCAAACCAAGCTATCTTCGGGGCAAGTGCGCGATATTGTAGGACAAATCCACGAGAGTTTTGAGCTTGCCAAAGGCGCTTCACAGGCATTGGAAAAGATTAAAATCAATGCTTCTTCCGCCCAATCAGATGCTCAAAATGTCGCCGAAGCGTCTCAGCGCCAAGTCGAAAAAATCACCCACTTTTCTCAAGATTTGAGCAAAATTGCCGAGGCTTCGGAAGGCGTGATGGAAAAGCTCCAAGCCAACTCCGCAGTCACCAAAGAGCTAGAGGGTGTTTCGCAAAAACTTGGAGAACTCATTAGCCATTTTAAAGTCTAATGCGCTTTACATGTAAAGCTTAGCATTCGATATCGTATTTTTTAATCTTGTATCCAATCTGCCGTGGGCTCATGCCAAGCATTGCCGCGGCTTTGGATTGAATGCCTTTACATGTAAAGAGTGCTTCGACGATAGCTTCTTTTTCCATTTGTTCGATGCTACCCCTGGTGGCGGTTTTGGGTGCGGGTTTTTCCTCGGGAATGACAAAGGTGTCGTCCTTGACTGTAATGTTGGGTAAAAGCGACACCACTAAGCGGTCATCTACCGCGTTGGTGTCGGCTAAAAGCACCATGCGTTCCATGGTGTTTTCAAGCTCGCGAATGTTGCCAGGCCACGGGTAAGCTTTTAAAAGGGTTCTGGCTTCGTTGGTGAAAAAAAGCTTTTTCTTGTGTTCTTTGGCGTATTTTTCGAGGAAAAAGTTACACAAGAGGTTGATGTCTTTGCCGCGCTTTCGCAACGGCGGCAAGAGCAAAGGGATGACATTAAGACGGTAGTAGAGGTCTTCTCGAAATGTTCCTTCTTTGACCATTTTTTCAAGGTCACGGTTGGTTGCGGCGACGAGGCGCACGTCTACCTTGATGGTCTTTGACCCACCCACGCGCTCAAATTCTTGTTCTTGCATGACC
The nucleotide sequence above comes from Sulfurospirillum tamanense. Encoded proteins:
- a CDS encoding methyl-accepting chemotaxis protein, translating into TNLLALNAAIEAARAGEHGRGFAVVADEIRKLAEKTDEATREITEVIGAIQMQTKLSSGQVRDIVGQIHESFELAKGASQALEKIKINASSAQSDAQNVAEASQRQVEKITHFSQDLSKIAEASEGVMEKLQANSAVTKELEGVSQKLGELISHFKV